A region of Streptomyces sp. NBC_00654 DNA encodes the following proteins:
- a CDS encoding FHA domain-containing protein codes for MQIRLTVLAPRSGQTPARACDVLVTAPAGTALAAVASGLTAAVSGPEGSLGGGAVVLFAGRERLDAQRIALGDPPLVDGAVLSLQVPGEDEAADATVPAQLHVVAGPDAGGVHLLHGGQILIGRSADADVPLDDPDVSRLHCTVTVSEDGRVAVADPGSTNGTSLDGTEVRERPVPLLPGALLRLGESTLRLTAGSRTAALPTAPDGEGHLRVTRAESAAPETGSAVGAGGFPGGPGEEDPDGSGHAYSHAPSRTDPGPAGHDTHWPDPERDGAEGPDGPRRQHSTHARGARYGESEAPRRGGIGAWARRLTGGRGEPAREPGEDGADRRAGAPDAVRTPYGSHSAYPSSPGASPSSPSPSSSFGVPSAPEGTWPDPAAVLLTALGPGPRLWERSASHPEALVVRLGTTDRAELPAVPVTVGLREAGSLGLAGPRARLLGLARSTVAQLAALHSPFDLEIVLISTDRGRSAEERRRDWAWLGWLPHLRPTHGQDCRLLLAYDREQAMSRTAELVRRLDDGPLGPGWPSVDRSAVADAARAHTGPHTVVIVDGDPGSSALRETTARLAGAGAAAGIHLIALAETPAASPTSPVTATYEAACQASIAFRECGAVAMLSGDVATALRLLRTAGGQAAGHGTVATVDAVSAAWAERFGRALAPLRDEGSAALPGRPTAAALPPSARLLDELGLARATPASLMARWASTAEDQPGATVRPAAAQAPPRSDLETPGSGRTLSAGPRVGAQRTAPDPYHRPQERDSGRTSYPASDTRGSGRTPYPASDTRDSGRTPYPASDTRGSGRTPYPGSASDHTPYFGTAGRGSERTPHPGAAVPRTASRAAPQAAGAAVYAGRPVLVLGAGPRGPLSVDLADEGPHLLIEGPAGSGRTELLRAVAASLASAARPDRLGILLVDGAAGEHGERGEGLRPCTELPHVFTHLMASDPVRMREFAQALGGELKRRAELLGTMDFAEWHAQHEVSQRLVGQRPASAAEQRGDLDSPASGTLRLRPAAARAMDPGPSPLPRLVVLADDFDALVAPALGSPGRPAAGSVVRALEAVARDGGRLGVHLVATSARPDRTEDTELARGARLRIVLDAPVLPPSPDEPAPGRGRLGHPDGRVTPFQGGRVTGRIPRTATLRPTVVPLEWDRMGDPPTRRPVRELGNGPTDLALLASALERAARSVNAERLPPLVPFPS; via the coding sequence ATGCAGATCCGGCTGACCGTCCTCGCGCCGCGCAGCGGCCAGACCCCGGCGCGCGCCTGCGACGTGCTCGTCACCGCCCCCGCCGGGACGGCGCTCGCCGCCGTCGCCTCCGGCCTGACCGCGGCCGTCTCGGGACCCGAGGGCTCCCTGGGCGGTGGAGCGGTGGTGCTGTTCGCCGGGCGCGAGCGGCTCGACGCGCAGCGCATCGCCCTCGGCGATCCGCCCCTCGTGGACGGCGCGGTGCTCTCCCTCCAGGTGCCCGGCGAGGACGAGGCAGCGGACGCCACCGTTCCGGCGCAGCTGCACGTGGTCGCCGGGCCCGACGCGGGCGGCGTCCATCTGCTGCACGGCGGGCAGATCCTGATCGGCCGCTCCGCCGACGCCGACGTCCCGCTCGACGACCCGGACGTGTCCCGGCTGCACTGCACGGTGACGGTCTCCGAGGACGGCCGGGTCGCGGTCGCCGACCCCGGCTCGACGAACGGCACCTCACTGGACGGTACGGAGGTCCGCGAGCGCCCCGTCCCGCTGCTCCCCGGCGCGCTGCTGCGGCTCGGCGAATCGACGCTCCGGCTCACCGCGGGGTCCCGCACCGCCGCTCTGCCGACCGCACCGGACGGCGAGGGGCATCTGCGGGTGACCCGGGCGGAGTCCGCCGCACCGGAGACCGGCTCCGCCGTCGGAGCCGGTGGCTTCCCGGGCGGCCCCGGCGAGGAGGACCCGGACGGCTCCGGGCACGCGTACAGCCATGCCCCCTCCCGGACGGACCCCGGGCCCGCGGGGCACGACACCCACTGGCCGGACCCGGAGCGGGACGGCGCGGAGGGACCGGACGGGCCCCGGAGGCAGCACTCCACGCACGCCCGCGGCGCCCGGTACGGAGAGAGCGAGGCGCCCCGGCGCGGCGGCATAGGCGCCTGGGCGCGGCGGCTCACGGGCGGCAGGGGCGAACCGGCGCGGGAGCCGGGCGAGGACGGCGCGGACCGGCGGGCGGGGGCCCCGGATGCCGTGCGGACCCCGTACGGGTCGCACTCCGCGTACCCCTCCTCCCCGGGCGCGTCCCCTTCTTCTCCTTCCCCCTCTTCCTCCTTCGGCGTGCCCTCCGCACCTGAGGGGACCTGGCCGGACCCGGCGGCTGTGCTGCTGACCGCACTCGGCCCCGGCCCCCGCCTGTGGGAGCGCTCCGCCTCGCATCCGGAAGCGCTGGTGGTGCGGCTGGGGACGACCGACCGGGCCGAGCTGCCCGCCGTGCCGGTGACCGTGGGACTGCGGGAGGCCGGTTCGCTGGGCCTGGCCGGGCCGCGCGCCCGGCTGCTGGGGCTGGCCCGCTCGACGGTGGCGCAGCTCGCCGCGCTGCACTCCCCGTTCGACCTGGAGATCGTGCTGATCAGCACGGACCGGGGCCGCTCCGCGGAGGAGCGGCGGCGGGACTGGGCCTGGCTGGGGTGGCTGCCGCATCTGCGCCCCACACACGGCCAGGACTGCCGGCTCCTTCTCGCGTACGACCGTGAGCAGGCCATGTCCCGCACGGCGGAGCTGGTCCGCCGGCTGGACGACGGCCCGCTCGGCCCCGGCTGGCCGAGCGTGGACCGGTCCGCGGTCGCCGATGCCGCCCGCGCCCATACGGGGCCGCACACGGTGGTGATCGTCGACGGCGACCCCGGTTCCTCGGCGCTGCGCGAGACCACGGCCCGGCTGGCCGGTGCGGGGGCGGCGGCCGGGATCCATCTGATCGCCCTGGCCGAGACCCCGGCCGCGTCACCCACCTCACCCGTCACCGCGACCTACGAGGCCGCGTGCCAGGCCTCGATCGCCTTCCGCGAGTGCGGGGCGGTCGCCATGCTGAGCGGCGATGTGGCGACGGCGCTGCGGTTGCTGCGCACCGCGGGCGGGCAGGCCGCGGGCCATGGCACCGTCGCCACGGTGGACGCGGTGTCGGCCGCCTGGGCCGAGCGGTTCGGGCGTGCCCTGGCGCCGCTGCGCGACGAGGGCTCGGCCGCGCTGCCGGGCCGGCCGACGGCCGCGGCACTGCCGCCGTCCGCCCGCTTGCTGGACGAGCTGGGCCTGGCCCGCGCCACCCCGGCGTCGCTGATGGCGCGCTGGGCCTCCACGGCGGAGGACCAGCCGGGCGCCACGGTCCGGCCCGCCGCCGCGCAGGCCCCGCCCAGGTCGGACCTGGAGACCCCCGGCTCGGGCCGCACCCTCAGCGCGGGCCCCCGCGTGGGCGCCCAGCGCACGGCCCCCGACCCGTACCACCGCCCCCAGGAACGGGACTCGGGGCGCACGTCCTACCCCGCCTCGGACACCCGGGGCTCAGGGCGCACGCCCTACCCCGCCTCGGACACCCGGGACTCGGGGCGCACGCCGTACCCCGCCTCGGACACCCGGGGCTCGGGGCGCACCCCGTACCCCGGCAGCGCGTCGGACCACACGCCGTATTTCGGCACCGCGGGCCGGGGATCGGAACGTACCCCCCACCCCGGTGCCGCCGTACCCCGGACCGCGTCCCGGGCCGCCCCGCAGGCGGCGGGTGCCGCCGTCTACGCCGGGCGTCCGGTGCTGGTGCTCGGGGCCGGGCCCCGGGGGCCCCTCAGCGTCGATCTCGCCGACGAAGGGCCGCACCTCCTGATCGAGGGACCGGCGGGCAGCGGGCGCACCGAGCTGCTGCGCGCCGTCGCCGCCTCCCTCGCCTCCGCCGCCCGGCCCGACCGGCTCGGCATTCTGCTGGTCGACGGGGCGGCGGGTGAGCACGGCGAGCGTGGCGAAGGGCTGCGCCCCTGTACGGAACTGCCGCATGTCTTCACGCACTTGATGGCCTCCGACCCGGTCCGGATGCGCGAGTTCGCGCAGGCGCTGGGCGGCGAGCTGAAGCGGCGGGCGGAACTGCTCGGCACCATGGACTTCGCCGAGTGGCACGCCCAGCACGAGGTCTCCCAGCGGCTCGTCGGCCAGCGTCCGGCGAGCGCCGCCGAGCAGCGCGGCGACCTGGACTCCCCGGCCAGCGGCACCCTGCGGCTGCGGCCCGCCGCCGCGCGGGCCATGGACCCGGGGCCCTCCCCACTGCCCCGGCTGGTCGTCCTGGCCGACGACTTCGACGCCCTGGTCGCCCCGGCGCTCGGCAGCCCCGGCCGGCCGGCCGCGGGTTCCGTCGTACGGGCGCTGGAGGCCGTCGCCAGGGACGGCGGACGGCTCGGCGTCCATCTGGTCGCCACGTCCGCCCGCCCGGACCGCACCGAGGACACGGAGCTGGCCCGCGGGGCCCGGCTGCGGATCGTGCTGGACGCGCCCGTGCTGCCGCCCTCTCCGGACGAACCGGCGCCGGGGCGCGGCAGGTTGGGGCATCCGGACGGCCGGGTGACCCCGTTCCAGGGGGGCCGGGTCACCGGCCGCATTCCCCGTACGGCGACCCTGCGCCCCACCGTCGTACCCCTGGAGTGGGACCGGATGGGCGATCCGCCCACCCGTCGCCCCGTCCGTGAACTGGGCAACGGCCCCACGGACTTGGCGCTGCTCGCCAGCGCGCTGGAGCGGGCGGCCCGTTCGGTGAACGCTGAACGACTCCCTCCGCTCGTCCCGTTCCCTTCCTGA
- a CDS encoding ABC transporter substrate-binding protein, producing MRTTLRIRRAALVFTAVGALALTGCGDDSGGKDKAGDGSGKGKESPSSVTLPKLNGEKISVAAVWTGPEQANFTKVLDEFEKRTGATVTFVPAQDPIVNFLGTKIAGGQPPDVAMIPQVGAVQQAVAKKWAKPVGAEAKAQLSKNYAKVWQDLGAVDGTQYGVYFKAANKSLIWYNTKAFENAGASEPKSWKDFLATAETVSASGVTPVSVGGADGWTLTDWFENVYLSQAGPEKYDRLAKHEIKWTDPSVKAALTTLAELFGKPDLITGGADGALQTEFPASVTQTFTGGDQPKGAMVFEGDFVSINIAQTKAKVGTDAKVFPFPAVGADSPVVTGGDAAVALKDSKGAQALLTWLASTDAARIWAEAGGFISPNKGLDAAAYPNEVQRKMAEALIAAGDDVRFDMSDQAPQSFGGTPGKGEWKILQDFLKNPKDIAGTQAKLESDAAKAYKS from the coding sequence ATGCGCACAACCCTTCGGATACGTAGGGCCGCACTGGTGTTCACCGCGGTAGGCGCTCTCGCGCTGACCGGCTGCGGAGACGACAGCGGCGGAAAGGACAAGGCAGGTGACGGCTCCGGGAAGGGCAAGGAGAGCCCGTCGAGCGTCACGCTGCCGAAGCTGAACGGCGAGAAGATCTCGGTCGCCGCGGTCTGGACCGGACCGGAGCAGGCCAACTTCACCAAGGTGCTGGACGAGTTCGAGAAGCGTACGGGCGCGACGGTGACCTTCGTCCCGGCGCAGGACCCGATCGTGAACTTCCTCGGTACGAAGATCGCGGGGGGCCAGCCGCCGGACGTCGCGATGATCCCGCAGGTCGGAGCGGTCCAGCAGGCCGTGGCGAAGAAGTGGGCCAAGCCGGTGGGCGCCGAGGCCAAGGCCCAGCTGTCCAAGAACTACGCGAAGGTCTGGCAGGACCTCGGCGCGGTGGACGGCACCCAGTACGGCGTCTACTTCAAGGCCGCCAACAAGTCCCTGATCTGGTACAACACCAAGGCGTTCGAGAACGCGGGCGCGAGCGAGCCGAAGTCCTGGAAGGACTTCCTGGCCACCGCGGAGACCGTTTCCGCCTCCGGTGTCACCCCGGTCTCGGTGGGCGGCGCGGACGGCTGGACCCTCACCGACTGGTTCGAGAACGTCTACCTCTCCCAGGCGGGCCCGGAGAAGTACGACCGGCTCGCCAAGCACGAGATCAAGTGGACGGACCCGTCCGTGAAGGCCGCGCTCACCACGCTGGCCGAGCTCTTCGGCAAGCCGGACCTGATCACGGGCGGTGCCGACGGCGCCCTCCAGACCGAGTTCCCGGCCTCCGTCACCCAGACGTTCACCGGTGGCGACCAGCCCAAGGGCGCCATGGTCTTCGAGGGCGACTTCGTCTCCATCAACATCGCGCAGACCAAGGCCAAGGTCGGTACGGACGCCAAGGTGTTCCCGTTCCCGGCGGTCGGCGCGGACTCCCCCGTGGTGACCGGCGGCGACGCGGCCGTGGCCCTGAAGGACAGCAAGGGCGCGCAGGCGCTGCTGACCTGGCTGGCCTCGACGGACGCGGCGCGGATCTGGGCCGAGGCGGGCGGGTTCATCTCCCCGAACAAGGGCCTGGACGCCGCCGCGTACCCCAACGAGGTGCAGCGCAAGATGGCCGAGGCACTGATCGCCGCCGGTGACGACGTCCGCTTCGACATGTCCGACCAGGCCCCGCAGTCGTTCGGCGGGACGCCCGGGAAGGGCGAGTGGAAGATCCTCCAGGACTTCCTGAAGAACCCGAAGGACATCGCGGGGACCCAGGCGAAACTGGAGTCCGACGCGGCCAAGGCGTACAAGAGCTGA
- a CDS encoding carbohydrate ABC transporter permease: MTTATAGGAGAAPPADKSPNTSPHKPRRSVTGTRRLLAAAFLLPALVLLGALVVYPIVYSVYRSFFDQAGTGFAGIDNYKALFSDGTIRTAVKNNAIWVVLAPTVSTALGLIFAVLTERIRWGTAFKLIVFMPMAISMLAAGIIFRLVYDQAPERGVANAVWVGVHDTFNESAGFPKAHPLPVHPLKAGDAGSFVTKQTVRAGDPVLLPLVGVAPAKMPGDAKPAKAPTASGGQITGTAWLDFTRGGGGKPNVVDPEELGLKGIKVEAVKDGKVIASATAGADGVFTLPASADGAQLRLPADNFREPYNGVDWLGPSLVTPGIIGSYVWMWAGFAMVLIAAGLAGLPRELLEAARVDGANEWQVFRRITVPMLAPVLAVVLVTLMINVLKVFDLVFIIAPGSSQDDANVLALQLYRSSFGTDADLGIGSAIAVLLLLLVIPVMLFNIRRIRKEGRR, from the coding sequence GTGACCACAGCCACCGCGGGGGGCGCCGGAGCGGCGCCCCCCGCCGACAAGAGTCCGAACACCTCCCCCCACAAACCGCGCCGGAGCGTGACCGGTACCCGCAGGCTCCTGGCCGCGGCGTTCCTGCTTCCCGCACTGGTGCTGCTCGGCGCGCTGGTGGTCTATCCCATCGTGTACTCCGTCTACCGGTCGTTCTTCGACCAGGCGGGCACCGGGTTCGCCGGTATCGACAACTACAAGGCGCTGTTCTCGGACGGCACCATCCGCACAGCGGTGAAGAACAACGCGATCTGGGTCGTGCTCGCCCCCACGGTCTCCACCGCACTGGGCCTGATCTTCGCGGTGCTGACCGAGCGGATCCGCTGGGGCACGGCGTTCAAGCTGATCGTCTTCATGCCGATGGCGATCTCGATGCTCGCCGCGGGCATCATCTTCCGGCTGGTCTACGACCAGGCCCCGGAGCGCGGTGTCGCCAACGCCGTCTGGGTCGGCGTGCACGACACGTTCAACGAGTCGGCCGGCTTCCCCAAGGCGCATCCGCTGCCCGTGCATCCGCTCAAGGCGGGTGACGCCGGGTCCTTCGTCACGAAGCAGACCGTGCGGGCGGGCGATCCGGTGCTGCTGCCGCTGGTGGGCGTGGCCCCCGCGAAGATGCCCGGCGACGCGAAGCCCGCGAAGGCCCCCACGGCCTCCGGCGGGCAGATCACCGGAACCGCCTGGCTGGACTTCACCCGGGGCGGCGGCGGCAAACCCAATGTCGTCGACCCCGAGGAGCTCGGCCTCAAGGGCATCAAGGTCGAGGCGGTCAAGGACGGCAAGGTCATCGCCTCCGCGACCGCCGGGGCGGACGGCGTGTTCACGCTGCCCGCATCGGCCGACGGAGCCCAGCTCCGGCTCCCGGCCGACAACTTCAGGGAGCCGTACAACGGCGTCGACTGGCTCGGCCCGTCCCTGGTGACGCCCGGGATCATCGGCAGTTACGTATGGATGTGGGCCGGGTTCGCCATGGTGCTGATCGCCGCGGGTCTGGCCGGCCTGCCGCGCGAACTCCTCGAAGCGGCCCGCGTGGACGGCGCCAACGAGTGGCAGGTGTTCCGCCGGATCACGGTCCCGATGCTCGCACCGGTCCTCGCGGTGGTGCTCGTCACGCTGATGATCAACGTCCTGAAGGTCTTCGACCTGGTCTTCATCATCGCGCCGGGCTCCTCCCAGGACGACGCGAACGTACTGGCGCTCCAGCTGTACCGGTCCTCGTTCGGCACGGACGCGGACCTGGGCATCGGCAGCGCCATCGCGGTGCTGCTGTTGCTGCTGGTCATCCCGGTGATGCTGTTCAACATCCGCCGGATACGGAAGGAGGGGCGCCGATGA
- a CDS encoding carbohydrate ABC transporter permease, with translation MSAASTATKKKQSLGARLATRAGGGVMRVFLLLVALFWLMPTIGLLLSSLRGADDIAATGWWKIFTAPSELTFDNYRRLLDNSTITDSLFSTVMITVPSTVLVVVIGSLAGYAFAWMDFPGRDWWFLLVVGLLVVPVQVALIPVSELFGTIGIFETTFGVILFHTAFGLPFAIFLLRNFFAEIPRELLEAARLDGAGEIRLFTRVVMPLGGPAIASLGIFQFLWVWNDMLVALIFADSDSPPITVALQQQVRQFGNNIDVLAPGAFVSMVIPLAVFFAFQRQFVSGVMAGAVK, from the coding sequence ATGAGCGCGGCATCCACGGCCACGAAGAAGAAGCAGTCCCTCGGCGCGCGGCTGGCGACGCGGGCGGGCGGTGGCGTCATGCGGGTCTTCCTGCTGCTGGTCGCCCTGTTCTGGCTGATGCCGACGATCGGCCTGCTGCTCTCCTCGCTGCGCGGGGCGGACGACATCGCGGCGACCGGCTGGTGGAAGATCTTCACCGCGCCGTCCGAGCTGACCTTCGACAACTACCGGCGCCTGCTGGACAATTCGACGATCACCGACTCCCTGTTCAGCACGGTGATGATCACCGTCCCGTCCACCGTCCTGGTGGTGGTGATCGGCTCGCTCGCCGGATACGCCTTCGCCTGGATGGACTTCCCCGGCCGCGACTGGTGGTTCCTGCTGGTCGTCGGGCTGCTGGTGGTGCCCGTACAGGTCGCCCTGATCCCGGTGTCCGAGCTCTTCGGCACCATCGGGATCTTCGAGACGACCTTCGGCGTGATCCTGTTCCACACGGCCTTCGGCCTGCCGTTCGCGATCTTCCTCCTGCGGAACTTCTTCGCGGAGATCCCCCGCGAACTCCTGGAGGCGGCGCGGCTCGACGGGGCGGGCGAGATCCGGCTCTTCACCCGGGTCGTGATGCCGCTGGGCGGTCCGGCGATCGCCTCGCTCGGGATCTTCCAGTTCCTGTGGGTGTGGAACGACATGCTGGTCGCGCTGATCTTCGCGGACTCCGATTCGCCGCCGATCACCGTCGCACTCCAGCAGCAGGTACGCCAGTTCGGTAACAACATCGACGTACTGGCGCCCGGTGCCTTCGTGTCGATGGTGATCCCGCTGGCCGTGTTCTTCGCCTTCCAGCGGCAGTTCGTCTCCGGCGTCATGGCGGGCGCCGTCAAGTAG